Proteins encoded by one window of Nasonia vitripennis strain AsymCx chromosome 5, Nvit_psr_1.1, whole genome shotgun sequence:
- the LOC100124091 gene encoding erythroid differentiation-related factor 1 isoform X2 — MTEDSNNLLPLKLETVPDSPTKPVKSTAVVKYSAVPNPATFAQLQCNTDLNLPPSNWLSTSAESYGLQNIWSRNTGFSSFRMAHMFPDCVGEVDVVSDAENIKKLLKLPYSGDSISMIVHRIENTLLLDDFDVHKYLLRQAECDWQWLRKFFYDQIFQNLGDKEKRLFPKANSRNAIQQKNLMSKFFYHSLVLEDDKEHNDAKPTLPVETLQSTLPEPSQEEKLPDPNSSHEFARNVVWTFENIQMLIGTDMPIFGGETHPCISLRLRDATKPINVLTGIDYWLDNLMCNVPEVVMCYHLDGIVQKYELIKTEDLPNIDDAKFSPKVIRDIAQNILSFLKNNATKAGHTYWLFKGKNDDVVKLYDLTSLCDMSEDKSQNPFTVPVAMLLYRVARNMKYSSDYKKNQGTIRMLLKNCIQLLPKEKYPQIVTSAHYMLADLYIPADTDPANPNLVDQGDEDDAHSECGSNAESEKSDEKFEQDMSAAIKSLTLTKIKEHHLKDQDFEEFKFKPPPISGTVEERCQIALEHVSNGLDCLKYFPTKSEDQKSQTEEQDKGNTEKEKPLDEEKVNMAKPFQAIPMPYAPLKTKTDSPLPESLTADSSANSSPSNKKGKKPKKKKKSEKLPVKNPPSNKTVVEDTTAKALLCKTQSQTLPTWQAPKKDDNQSWSSHLKILLYEKASLVFVVLAEREYSNKNYGSSLRYILAVLRCQKILEVFCKVRNGKFIGCLLGRAGDCCFMTVQNWADVEKHRNDYETKTITENAITDSIFAMEGSDMNEAEVLLERFDSLEATLIASCKCYEKALYLEPSKVDKNNLLRRLGNIHNELGVLYMNQAGSRFQNDETVDPNCLSIKIPLLRSEQHLEAGAKAFELVGDKANLALLYSNTGRLMRLNAYVHRIQTKKEKDYYIKAVSNYQKALEDLEMRESNPAIWDTVVWELSSTYFNMASLLQDYPPVDTTNEEELQREVCEIFQKALKYCDIETPGPRQPVYQFRAAAIQHRLASLYHRIYWKLNNEADSSKRKNTLQLTKRYYEKSAKLFLALEQTTEFLRVQMERVGLAEGQAEASNAFHVKLKAYKNALELILQSRPIIKIIIERNKSIVNNKENIPKQEKVDKQNQVDSSKENEEINSDEKKQINEEQKLVVLLEQRLQLILLTLTKLYVNKSSANQKKEGDRNVAFYKKCYCLTLRAKTLSGIELIKHVANVLEKLEKTMQESKDS, encoded by the exons ATGACGGAAGATTCTAATAATCTTCTTCCA TTAAAATTGGAAACAGTGCCAGATTCTCCAACGAAACCAGTTAAATCAACTGCGGTAGTTAAGTATTCTGCCGTGCCTAATCCAGCAACCTTTGCACAGTTACAATGCAATACAGATTTAAATCTACCTCCCAGCAATTGGCTGAGCACTTCAGCCGAAAGTTATGGACTTCAAAATATCTGGTCCCGGAATACTGGATTTTCCAGTTTTCGTATGGCTCACATGTTTCCTGACTGTGTTGGTGAAGTGGACGTTGTTTCAGATGCAGAAAATATAAAGAAACTTTTGAAATTGCCCTATAGTGGTGACTCAATATCTATGATAGTACATCGAATAGAAAACACTTTGCTACTTGATGATTTTGACGTACACAAATATCTACTCAGGCAAGCAGAGTGTGATTGGCAATGGCTAAGAAAGTTCTTTTATGAtcagatttttcaaaatttgggTGACAAAGAAAAGAGACTCTTTCCAAAGGCAAATAGTAGAAATGCAATTCAACAAAAGAATTTAATGTCCAAGTTTTTCTATCATTCATTGGTATTAGAAGATGATAAGGAACACAATGATGCAAAGCCAACTTTGCCCGTGGAAACACTTCAGTCTACATTACCCGAGCCTTCTCAAGAAGAAAAACTTCCAGATCCAAATTCAAGTCATGAATTTGCTAGAAATGTTGTATGGACTTTTGAAAATATACAAATGTTAATTGGTACTGACATGCCGATATTCGGTGGTGAAACTCACCCATGCATAAGTTTGAGATTACGTGATGCTACAAAACCAATTAATGTATTAACTGGCATAGATTACTGGTTGGACAATTTAATGTGCAATGTGCCTGAAGTGGTGATGTGTTATCACTTAGATGGTATAGTGCAAAAATATGAATTGATAAAAACTGAAGATCTCCCAAATATAGATGATGCCAAGTTTAGCCCTAAAGTTATAAGAGATATTGCTCAAAacattttaagttttttaaagaataatgCTACTAAGGCTGGCCATACTTACTGGTTATTCAAAG GTAAAAATGATGATGTTGTCAAATTGTACGATTTAACTTCTCTGTGTGATATGTCAGAAGACAAGTCTCAAAATCCCTTTACTGTACCTGTTGCCATGCTTCTCTATCGAGTTGCcagaaatatgaaatattcatcagattataaaaaaaatcaaggcACTATTCGGATGCTCCTCAAAAATTGCATTCAACTACTACCTAAGGAAAAGTATCCTCAAATTGTCACATCTGCTCATTATATGTTAGCTGATTTATACATACCTGCTGATACTGATCCTGCAAATCCCAATTTAGTGGATCAGGGTGATGAGGATGATGCACATAGTGAATGTGGTAGCAATGCAGAAAGCGAAAAGAGTGATGAGAAATTTGAGCAAGATATGAGTGCTGCTATTAAGAGCTTGACCTTAACTAAAA TCAAAGAACATCATCTGAAAGATCAAGATTTTgaagaatttaaatttaagcCACCACCAATTTCTGGAACTGTGGAAGAAAGATGTCAAATAGCTCTGGAACACGTATCAAATGGTCTTGATTGTTTGAAGTACTTCCCTACGAAATCAGAAGATCAGAAATCTCAAACAGAGGAGCAAGACAAAGGAAATACAGAGAAGGAAAAACCATTGGACGAAGAAAAAGTCAATATGGCCAAACCCTTCCAAGCCATTCCAATGCCTTATGCGCCtcttaaaacaaaaactgaTTCGCCGTTGCCTGAATCGCTAACTGCTGATTCCAGTGCAAATAGCAGTCCCAG TAACAAAAAAGGCAAAAagccaaaaaagaaaaaaaaatcggagAAACTACCTGTCAAGAATCCACCGAGTAATAAAACAGTGGTCGAAGATACGACGGCGAAGGCGTTGCTGTGCAAGACCCAGTCGCAGACGCTGCCAACGTGGCAGGCGCCAAAAAAGGATGACAATCAAAGCTGGAGTTCCCACTTAAAGATTCTTCTCTATGAGAAGGCTTCGCTTGTCTTTGTCGTACTAGCTGAGAGGGAGTACTCAAACAAAAACTATGGCTCCTCGCTGAGATATATCCTCGCAGTGTTACGCTGTCAGAAGATTCTCGAGGTCTTTTGCAAAGTGAGGAACGGTAAATTTATTGGCTGTCTACTGGGCAGAGCTGGCGATTGTTGCTTTATGACTGTACAGAATTGGGCTGACGTGGAGAAGCACAGGAACGATTACGAGACTAAGACCATAACGGAGAACGCGATCACGGATTCTATCTTTGCTATGGAGGGTTCGGATATGA ATGAAGCGGAGGTATTGCTGGAACGTTTTGATAGCTTAGAAGCTACTCTCATAGCTTCCTGTAAATGTTACGAGAAAGCATTGTATTTAGAACCATCAAAAGTTGATAAAAACAATCTGCTTCGTCGATTAGGCAATATTCATAATGAACTTGGAGTCTTGTACATGAACCAAGCTGGAT CGCGCTTCCAGAATGATGAGACTGTAGATCCGAATTGCTTGAGCATAAAGATACCTTTGCTTCGCTCGGAACAGCACCTAGAGGCAGGTGCCAAGGCTTTCGAATTGGTGGGCGATAAGGCGAACTTGGCCTTACTTTATTCGAATACCGGTAGGCTAATGCGACTTAACGCCTATGTCCATAGGATCCAGactaaaaaggaaaaagattATTATATCAAAGCTGTGTCTAACTACCAGAAGGCTCTGGAGGATCTTGAAATGCGTGAAAGCAATCCTGCAATCTGGGATACTGTTGTTTGGGAATTGTCTTCAACGTATTTTAATATGGCTTCGTTACTTCAGGATTACCCACCTGTTGACACAACG aatgagGAGGAACTCCAGCGCGAAGTGTGCGAGATCTTCCAAAAAGCCCTTAAGTACTGTGATATTGAGACTCCAGGTCCTCGTCAGCCAGTCTATCAGTTCCGTGCTGCGGCGATTCAGCATCGATTGGCTTCGCTCTATCATAGAATTTACTGGAAACTCAATAACGAGGCCGACAGTTCTAAGCGCAAAAATACTTTACAGTTGACCAAGCGCTACTACGAGAAATCGGCCAAACTTTTTCTTGCTTTGGAGCAGACGACTGAGTTTCTTAGGGTTCAGATGGAACGAGTGGGACTTGCTGAAGGTCAAGCTGAAG CTTCTAATGcttttcatgtaaaattaaaagcaTACAAGAATGCGCTGGAATTGATACTGCAAAGTAGACCTATCATTAAAATCATAATAGAACGAAACAAAAGCATTGTtaacaataaagaaaatattcctaaGCAAGAGAAGGTGGATAAACAAAATCAGGTCGACAGTAGTAAAGAAAACGAAGAAATAAATTCcgatgaaaaaaagcaaataaatGAAGAACAAAAACTTGTTGTTTTGCTGGAGCAACGGTTACAGCTAATTTTGCTAACATTGACCAAGTTATACGTCAACAAGAGTTCAGCGAATCAGAAAAAAGA GGGTGATAGGAATGTtgctttttacaaaaaatgctATTGTCTCACATTGAGAGCAAAGACACTATCAGGCATTGAACTGATCAAACATGTTGCAAACGTTTTGGAAAAACTTGAGAAAACTATGCAAGAGTCAAAAGATTCGTAG
- the LOC100124091 gene encoding erythroid differentiation-related factor 1 isoform X1, whose translation MTEDSNNLLPLKLETVPDSPTKPVKSTAVVKYSAVPNPATFAQLQCNTDLNLPPSNWLSTSAESYGLQNIWSRNTGFSSFRMAHMFPDCVGEVDVVSDAENIKKLLKLPYSGDSISMIVHRIENTLLLDDFDVHKYLLRQAECDWQWLRKFFYDQIFQNLGDKEKRLFPKANSRNAIQQKNLMSKFFYHSLVLEDDKEHNDAKPTLPVETLQSTLPEPSQEEKLPDPNSSHEFARNVVWTFENIQMLIGTDMPIFGGETHPCISLRLRDATKPINVLTGIDYWLDNLMCNVPEVVMCYHLDGIVQKYELIKTEDLPNIDDAKFSPKVIRDIAQNILSFLKNNATKAGHTYWLFKGKNDDVVKLYDLTSLCDMSEDKSQNPFTVPVAMLLYRVARNMKYSSDYKKNQGTIRMLLKNCIQLLPKEKYPQIVTSAHYMLADLYIPADTDPANPNLVDQGDEDDAHSECGSNAESEKSDEKFEQDMSAAIKSLTLTKIKEHHLKDQDFEEFKFKPPPISGTVEERCQIALEHVSNGLDCLKYFPTKSEDQKSQTEEQDKGNTEKEKPLDEEKVNMAKPFQAIPMPYAPLKTKTDSPLPESLTADSSANSSPSNKKGKKPKKKKKSEKLPVKNPPSNKTVVEDTTAKALLCKTQSQTLPTWQAPKKDDNQSWSSHLKILLYEKASLVFVVLAEREYSNKNYGSSLRYILAVLRCQKILEVFCKVRNGKFIGCLLGRAGDCCFMTVQNWADVEKHRNDYETKTITENAITDSIFAMEGSDMNSSYVTTDEAEVLLERFDSLEATLIASCKCYEKALYLEPSKVDKNNLLRRLGNIHNELGVLYMNQAGSRFQNDETVDPNCLSIKIPLLRSEQHLEAGAKAFELVGDKANLALLYSNTGRLMRLNAYVHRIQTKKEKDYYIKAVSNYQKALEDLEMRESNPAIWDTVVWELSSTYFNMASLLQDYPPVDTTNEEELQREVCEIFQKALKYCDIETPGPRQPVYQFRAAAIQHRLASLYHRIYWKLNNEADSSKRKNTLQLTKRYYEKSAKLFLALEQTTEFLRVQMERVGLAEGQAEASNAFHVKLKAYKNALELILQSRPIIKIIIERNKSIVNNKENIPKQEKVDKQNQVDSSKENEEINSDEKKQINEEQKLVVLLEQRLQLILLTLTKLYVNKSSANQKKEGDRNVAFYKKCYCLTLRAKTLSGIELIKHVANVLEKLEKTMQESKDS comes from the exons ATGACGGAAGATTCTAATAATCTTCTTCCA TTAAAATTGGAAACAGTGCCAGATTCTCCAACGAAACCAGTTAAATCAACTGCGGTAGTTAAGTATTCTGCCGTGCCTAATCCAGCAACCTTTGCACAGTTACAATGCAATACAGATTTAAATCTACCTCCCAGCAATTGGCTGAGCACTTCAGCCGAAAGTTATGGACTTCAAAATATCTGGTCCCGGAATACTGGATTTTCCAGTTTTCGTATGGCTCACATGTTTCCTGACTGTGTTGGTGAAGTGGACGTTGTTTCAGATGCAGAAAATATAAAGAAACTTTTGAAATTGCCCTATAGTGGTGACTCAATATCTATGATAGTACATCGAATAGAAAACACTTTGCTACTTGATGATTTTGACGTACACAAATATCTACTCAGGCAAGCAGAGTGTGATTGGCAATGGCTAAGAAAGTTCTTTTATGAtcagatttttcaaaatttgggTGACAAAGAAAAGAGACTCTTTCCAAAGGCAAATAGTAGAAATGCAATTCAACAAAAGAATTTAATGTCCAAGTTTTTCTATCATTCATTGGTATTAGAAGATGATAAGGAACACAATGATGCAAAGCCAACTTTGCCCGTGGAAACACTTCAGTCTACATTACCCGAGCCTTCTCAAGAAGAAAAACTTCCAGATCCAAATTCAAGTCATGAATTTGCTAGAAATGTTGTATGGACTTTTGAAAATATACAAATGTTAATTGGTACTGACATGCCGATATTCGGTGGTGAAACTCACCCATGCATAAGTTTGAGATTACGTGATGCTACAAAACCAATTAATGTATTAACTGGCATAGATTACTGGTTGGACAATTTAATGTGCAATGTGCCTGAAGTGGTGATGTGTTATCACTTAGATGGTATAGTGCAAAAATATGAATTGATAAAAACTGAAGATCTCCCAAATATAGATGATGCCAAGTTTAGCCCTAAAGTTATAAGAGATATTGCTCAAAacattttaagttttttaaagaataatgCTACTAAGGCTGGCCATACTTACTGGTTATTCAAAG GTAAAAATGATGATGTTGTCAAATTGTACGATTTAACTTCTCTGTGTGATATGTCAGAAGACAAGTCTCAAAATCCCTTTACTGTACCTGTTGCCATGCTTCTCTATCGAGTTGCcagaaatatgaaatattcatcagattataaaaaaaatcaaggcACTATTCGGATGCTCCTCAAAAATTGCATTCAACTACTACCTAAGGAAAAGTATCCTCAAATTGTCACATCTGCTCATTATATGTTAGCTGATTTATACATACCTGCTGATACTGATCCTGCAAATCCCAATTTAGTGGATCAGGGTGATGAGGATGATGCACATAGTGAATGTGGTAGCAATGCAGAAAGCGAAAAGAGTGATGAGAAATTTGAGCAAGATATGAGTGCTGCTATTAAGAGCTTGACCTTAACTAAAA TCAAAGAACATCATCTGAAAGATCAAGATTTTgaagaatttaaatttaagcCACCACCAATTTCTGGAACTGTGGAAGAAAGATGTCAAATAGCTCTGGAACACGTATCAAATGGTCTTGATTGTTTGAAGTACTTCCCTACGAAATCAGAAGATCAGAAATCTCAAACAGAGGAGCAAGACAAAGGAAATACAGAGAAGGAAAAACCATTGGACGAAGAAAAAGTCAATATGGCCAAACCCTTCCAAGCCATTCCAATGCCTTATGCGCCtcttaaaacaaaaactgaTTCGCCGTTGCCTGAATCGCTAACTGCTGATTCCAGTGCAAATAGCAGTCCCAG TAACAAAAAAGGCAAAAagccaaaaaagaaaaaaaaatcggagAAACTACCTGTCAAGAATCCACCGAGTAATAAAACAGTGGTCGAAGATACGACGGCGAAGGCGTTGCTGTGCAAGACCCAGTCGCAGACGCTGCCAACGTGGCAGGCGCCAAAAAAGGATGACAATCAAAGCTGGAGTTCCCACTTAAAGATTCTTCTCTATGAGAAGGCTTCGCTTGTCTTTGTCGTACTAGCTGAGAGGGAGTACTCAAACAAAAACTATGGCTCCTCGCTGAGATATATCCTCGCAGTGTTACGCTGTCAGAAGATTCTCGAGGTCTTTTGCAAAGTGAGGAACGGTAAATTTATTGGCTGTCTACTGGGCAGAGCTGGCGATTGTTGCTTTATGACTGTACAGAATTGGGCTGACGTGGAGAAGCACAGGAACGATTACGAGACTAAGACCATAACGGAGAACGCGATCACGGATTCTATCTTTGCTATGGAGGGTTCGGATATGA ATTCATCTTATGTTACTACAGATGAAGCGGAGGTATTGCTGGAACGTTTTGATAGCTTAGAAGCTACTCTCATAGCTTCCTGTAAATGTTACGAGAAAGCATTGTATTTAGAACCATCAAAAGTTGATAAAAACAATCTGCTTCGTCGATTAGGCAATATTCATAATGAACTTGGAGTCTTGTACATGAACCAAGCTGGAT CGCGCTTCCAGAATGATGAGACTGTAGATCCGAATTGCTTGAGCATAAAGATACCTTTGCTTCGCTCGGAACAGCACCTAGAGGCAGGTGCCAAGGCTTTCGAATTGGTGGGCGATAAGGCGAACTTGGCCTTACTTTATTCGAATACCGGTAGGCTAATGCGACTTAACGCCTATGTCCATAGGATCCAGactaaaaaggaaaaagattATTATATCAAAGCTGTGTCTAACTACCAGAAGGCTCTGGAGGATCTTGAAATGCGTGAAAGCAATCCTGCAATCTGGGATACTGTTGTTTGGGAATTGTCTTCAACGTATTTTAATATGGCTTCGTTACTTCAGGATTACCCACCTGTTGACACAACG aatgagGAGGAACTCCAGCGCGAAGTGTGCGAGATCTTCCAAAAAGCCCTTAAGTACTGTGATATTGAGACTCCAGGTCCTCGTCAGCCAGTCTATCAGTTCCGTGCTGCGGCGATTCAGCATCGATTGGCTTCGCTCTATCATAGAATTTACTGGAAACTCAATAACGAGGCCGACAGTTCTAAGCGCAAAAATACTTTACAGTTGACCAAGCGCTACTACGAGAAATCGGCCAAACTTTTTCTTGCTTTGGAGCAGACGACTGAGTTTCTTAGGGTTCAGATGGAACGAGTGGGACTTGCTGAAGGTCAAGCTGAAG CTTCTAATGcttttcatgtaaaattaaaagcaTACAAGAATGCGCTGGAATTGATACTGCAAAGTAGACCTATCATTAAAATCATAATAGAACGAAACAAAAGCATTGTtaacaataaagaaaatattcctaaGCAAGAGAAGGTGGATAAACAAAATCAGGTCGACAGTAGTAAAGAAAACGAAGAAATAAATTCcgatgaaaaaaagcaaataaatGAAGAACAAAAACTTGTTGTTTTGCTGGAGCAACGGTTACAGCTAATTTTGCTAACATTGACCAAGTTATACGTCAACAAGAGTTCAGCGAATCAGAAAAAAGA GGGTGATAGGAATGTtgctttttacaaaaaatgctATTGTCTCACATTGAGAGCAAAGACACTATCAGGCATTGAACTGATCAAACATGTTGCAAACGTTTTGGAAAAACTTGAGAAAACTATGCAAGAGTCAAAAGATTCGTAG
- the LOC100115407 gene encoding translocon-associated protein subunit delta gives MKAFLAVFLVALAVSSAYAETCQKPEVTASAYVTEDATVLTQVAFTTQFTLKCTNGAKGISLYAEVDGKALPAVRLSADNKYQVSWTDDIKKARSGDYNVKLYDEESYSAIRKAIRNGEDPSSVKPLAVVVLNNPGIYTGPWINSELLAAFLAALVSYAAFSAKSKLLA, from the exons ATGAAAGCATTCCTCGCAGTTTTCCTCGTCGCCCTGGCAGTCTCATCGGCCTACGCCGAGACTTGCCAAAAGCCAGAAGTCACCGCATCTGCATACGTGACCGAAGATGCCACGGTTCTCACCCAAGTGGCTTTTACCACGCAGTTCACCCTCAAATGCACCAATGGAGCTAAGGGTATCTCCTTGTACGCAGAGGTTGACGGCAAAGCCCTGCCAGCTGTACGCTTGAGCGCTGACAACAAGTACCAG gTATCTTGGACTGATGACATCAAGAAGGCACGCTCTGGTGACTACAACGTCAAGCTGTACGACGAAGAGAGCTACTCTGCCATCCGAAAGGCCATCCGTAATGGTGAAGACCCAAGCAGTGTCAAGCCTCTGGCCGTTGTGGTGCTCAACAACCCAGGAATCTACACTGGACCCTGGATCAACTCTGAACTGTTGGCTGCCTTCCTTGCAGCACTTGTTTCCTACGCAGCTTTCTCTGCCAAATCTAAACTTTTAGCGTAA
- the LOC100124090 gene encoding proteasome assembly chaperone 2 — MIDLPKGIDLTGYTLILPSVAVGNVGQLTVDLLISSLELRRVGRIFDTSFIPLVGPDPYNETSQDIGTSVDFYIYEEKKVIVLQIRSPLVLRPSNFFIEVLNFVTDYKIGKVIILTSSFGHEKNDEQIRTVPFRYLATENVKAEYGKQFEDMSWIALEPKMLDDFSGQTVLKIHGGGYAKTLFELLGRNNIQCIIVLKFCSEGDNMPDAIELINYFNKWIQLVPVDERNACKLKFPPSWKFLFGNIPPRELY, encoded by the exons ATGATCGACCTACCAAAAGGAATAGATTTAACGGGCTATACACTGATACTGCCGTCGGTGGCGGTGGGTAACGTCGGCCAGCTGACCGTCGACTTACTGATCTCATCGCTGGAGCTACGCCGGGTCGGCCGTATTTTTGACACATCCTTTATTCCCCTCGTTGGCCCCGACCCTTACAACGAAACTAGTCAAGATATTGGCACTTCGGtggatttttatatttacgaGGAGAAGAAGGTCATCGTGCTGCAGATCAGGTCGCCGCTCGTCTTGAGGCCGTCGAATTTTTTTATCGAGGTGCTCAACTTTGTGACCGATTACAAGATTGGCAAG gtGATCATCTTGACAAGTAGTTTTGGCCATGAAAAGAATGACGAGCAAATCAGGACGGTACCATTTCGTTACTTGGCTACTGAAAATGTCAAGGCAGAATATGGCAAACAGTTTGAAGACATGTCCTGGATAGCATTGGAGCCGAAAATGTTGGATGATTTTAGTGGTCAAACAGTTCTGAAAATCCACGGAGGTGGATATGCAAAGACACTGTTTGAGCTGCTTGGGAGAAATAACATCCAGTGCATAATTGTGTTGAAATTCTGTTCAGAAGGAGACAACATGCCCGATGCAATTGAACTTATAAACTATTTCAACAAGTGGATTCAGTTGGTACCAGTCGATGAGAGAAATGCATGTAAATTGAAATTTCCACCATCTTGGAAGTTCTTGTTTGGGAACATTCCACCACGAGAgttatattaa
- the LOC100680275 gene encoding uncharacterized protein LOC100680275: MYARKLNPELEKLQEEVLGPPSLETFVRNVQEAASKIHSSFLFENEGKELLQKLCLFLSATASGKSYGDWQKFAAVLGLMIEQIKCIDYDFKGLQDPTYYVLLAFSQLAEATMDKIIIALQKIDRPDVINRVTDCFNYFIQDIVQNRSLNLKDGIYKSSTSPRAPLVLCPVIQKHHEINQSLAKVPYKPNITCQSASLKYGSIVMLTFADDGRRTAEEIARIFRSKNPKIGVIILQEQEKHVYSKAEEFIEDCFKQVNYIVPILTMGYLNKINNYVEGENDNTDLDSKYLRYIYSLLRYEYVKQDCINNRVRCIIPDMEVKTILSLDLHPTLQAWFRESDIHSFTEKILLQKF; encoded by the exons ATGTATGCAAG GAAACTTAATCCTGAGCTAGAAAAGCTTCAAGAAGAGGTTTTGGGGCCTCCAAGTTTAGAAACCTTTGTTCGAAATGTACAAGAAGCAGCCTCAAAAATCCATTCTTCTtttctatttgaaaatgaaggcaaagaattattacaaaaattgtGCCTTTTTTTAAGTGCAACAGCTTCAGGTAAATCTTATGGAGATTGGCAGAAATTTGCGGCAGTTCTTGGCCTCATGATAGAGCAAATAAAA tgCATCGACTATGATTTTAAAGGGTTGCAAGATCCAACTTACTATGTTTTACTGGCATTTTCTCAATTAGCAGAAGCTACTATGGATAAGATAATTATTGCATTGCAAAAAATTGATCGACCAGATGTTATTAACCGAGTAACAGATTGCTTCAATTACTTTATTCAAGACATAGTCCAAAACAGGAGCTTAA aTTTGAAAGATGGAATATATAAATCCAGCACATCACCAAGAGCTCCATTGGTTTTATGTCCTGTTATACAAAAACATcatgaaataaatcaaagtCTTGCAAAAGTTCCTTACAAGCCAAATATTACATGTCAAAGC gCAAGTCTAAAGTATGGTAGTATTGTAATGTTAACGTTTGCTGATGATGGACGTAGAACAGCGGAAGAAATTGCAAGAATTTTCAGATCTAAAAATCCTAAAATAGGAGTAATAATTTTACAAGAGCAGGAGAAGCATGTGTATTCTAAAGCCGAAGAATTCATAGAAGATTGTTTTAAACAG GTTAATTATATTGTGCCAATATTGACCATGGGATATttgaacaaaataaataactatgTGGAGGGTGAAAATGACAATACTGATTTAGATTCAAAATATCTAAGGTACATTTACTCATTATTACGGTATGAGTATGTGAAACAAGACTGCATAAATAATAGAGTGCG TTGCATAATTCCGGATATGGAAGTAAAAACTATTTTGTCTCTTGACTTGCATCCAACTTTACAAGCTTGGTTCAGAGAAAGCGATATACATTCATTTACAGAGAAAattcttttacaaaaattttga